From the Ruminiclostridium josui JCM 17888 genome, one window contains:
- a CDS encoding deoxycytidylate deaminase encodes MRPSWDEYFMQIVELIKTRSTCIRRQVGAVIVKDKRILATGYNGAPVGCKHCSEVGCTREKLNIPSGQRHELCRAIHAEQNAIVQAAYSGISVNGATLYVTNQPCVLCAKLAINAGIVRIVFNGEYPDELAMTLLGEAGIEVVRL; translated from the coding sequence ATGAGGCCGTCTTGGGATGAGTATTTTATGCAGATTGTAGAGCTGATTAAGACCAGATCTACCTGTATAAGGAGACAAGTGGGTGCCGTTATCGTAAAAGATAAGAGAATTCTTGCTACAGGGTATAACGGTGCTCCAGTTGGCTGTAAGCACTGCTCTGAAGTTGGATGCACGCGCGAAAAGTTGAATATTCCGTCGGGGCAGCGACATGAATTATGCAGAGCAATTCACGCAGAGCAAAATGCCATTGTTCAGGCTGCATACAGCGGAATCAGTGTAAACGGAGCTACGTTGTATGTTACAAATCAACCTTGCGTTCTGTGTGCCAAACTGGCCATTAATGCGGGTATTGTGAGAATCGTATTTAATGGTGAATATCCTGATGAACTGGCGATGACGCTACTTGGTGAAGCCGGTATAGAGGTTGTTAGATTATAG
- the upp gene encoding uracil phosphoribosyltransferase: MENVFVFDHPLIQHKISLLRDKNTNTKEFRELVAEIAMLMGYEVTRNMPLKEVEIETPIGMAKTKVISGKKLGIVPILRAGLGMVDGMLRLIPMAKVGHIGLYRDPDSLEPIEYYCKLPVDVEEREIVVLDPMLATGGSASAAIQFIKKRGVKNIKLMCLIAAKAGIERMQKDHPDVEIYCAAVDEILNDHAYIVPGLGDAGDRLFGTK, translated from the coding sequence ATGGAGAATGTGTTTGTTTTTGACCACCCGCTTATACAACATAAGATATCGTTGCTTAGAGATAAGAACACAAATACAAAGGAATTCAGAGAATTAGTAGCAGAGATAGCAATGCTTATGGGCTATGAAGTTACCAGAAATATGCCCCTAAAAGAAGTGGAAATTGAAACTCCTATAGGAATGGCCAAAACAAAGGTTATTTCAGGTAAGAAACTTGGAATAGTTCCAATATTGAGAGCAGGACTGGGAATGGTTGACGGTATGCTGAGACTTATCCCAATGGCAAAAGTAGGACATATTGGGTTATATAGAGACCCTGATTCATTAGAGCCAATTGAATATTATTGCAAACTGCCAGTTGATGTTGAGGAGAGAGAGATAGTTGTTCTTGACCCAATGCTCGCAACAGGTGGTTCAGCATCAGCAGCAATCCAGTTTATAAAAAAGAGAGGCGTAAAGAATATAAAGCTGATGTGCCTTATTGCTGCAAAAGCAGGAATTGAAAGAATGCAGAAGGATCATCCAGATGTTGAAATCTACTGTGCTGCAGTAGATGAAATTCTTAATGATCATGCATATATTGTTCCTGGACTTGGAGACGCTGGAGACAGATTATTCGGAACAAAATAA
- the rpiB gene encoding ribose 5-phosphate isomerase B has protein sequence MIAIGSDHAGYLLKADIIKFLESKGLEVKDFGTNCPDSVDYPDYGRAVAEAVASKECEKGIIICGTGIGISIAANKVPGVRAALCTDSYMAKMCRQHNDANVIAIGERVVGPGLALDIIETWLETEFLGGRHQKRLDKISDIEKKYLTK, from the coding sequence ATATAATAAAGTTTTTGGAGAGTAAAGGACTTGAGGTGAAGGACTTTGGTACAAACTGCCCGGATTCAGTCGATTATCCTGATTATGGACGAGCTGTAGCAGAGGCTGTAGCCAGTAAGGAATGTGAAAAGGGCATTATTATATGTGGTACCGGTATTGGTATATCAATTGCTGCCAATAAGGTTCCGGGTGTAAGAGCAGCGCTGTGTACAGATAGCTATATGGCAAAAATGTGTAGACAGCACAATGATGCCAACGTAATCGCCATAGGTGAAAGAGTTGTTGGACCGGGACTTGCTCTCGATATAATTGAAACATGGCTGGAAACAGAATTTCTTGGTGGCAGACACCAGAAAAGGCTTGACAAAATTTCAGACATTGAAAAAAAATATTTAACAAAGTGA